From the Mycobacterium sp. DL592 genome, the window ACTGATCAGGCCCACCGGTTTCTACCGCAACAAGACCACGTCGCTGATCCGGCTGGGCCAGGAACTCGTGGAGCGTTTCGACGGGGAGGTTCCGCAGACCCTCGACGAGTTGGTGACCCTGCCCGGTGTCGGGCGCAAGACCGCCAACGTGATCCTCGGAAACGCCTTCGACATCCCCGGCATCACCGTCGACACCCACTTCGGCAGGCTCGTGCGGCGCTGGCGCTGGACGGCGCTGGAGGACCCGGTCAAGGTCGAGCACGCGGTCGGCGAGTTGATCGAGCGCAGCGAGTGGACGCTGCTGAGCCATCGCGTCATCTTTCACGGCCGTCGGGTCTGCCACGCCCGCAAGCCCGCCTGCGGGGTGTGCGTGCTGGCCAAGGACTGCCCGTCGTTCGGGGTCGGCCCGACCGAGCCGCTGGTGGCCGCGGCGCTCGTGAAAGGCCCCGAAACCGAGCATCTGCTCGCCCTGGCCGGGCTGTGAGCGCCCGCCTCCCGGCCCGCTGATGACCAGATCGGCTCGCTGGACCGTCGTGGTGCTGGCCGCGGTCGCCGCGCTGATCGCCGCGCTCGTCGTCGAACTCGGTGATGACCCCGGCAAGGGCGACGGCGCCCCCGGCACGCAGGTGGCCCGTGCCCACCGCGACGCCGACACACCGGAGGCGCTGGCCGGCCCGCGCAAGCAGGCAGACCTGCCGTCCTGTCCCGCCGGCGGCCAGGACCCCGGCCCGGAAAGGCTGCGCGGCATCGTCCTCGAGTGCGCCGCCGACGGAACACCGGTCGATGTGGCGCGCGCACTCGCCGGCCGCCCAGCGGTACTGAACCTGTGGGCCTACTGGTGCGGGCCGTGCGCCGAGGAGCTGCCCGCACTGGCCGACTATCAGCGCCGGGTGGGCGACGACGTACGTGTGGTCACCGTCCATCAGGACGAGAACGAGACGGCCGCCCTGCTGCGCCTCGCCGACCTGAAGGTTCGGCTGCCTACGCTGCAGGACGGCCAGCGCCGCGTCGCCGCCGCCCTGGGCGTGCCCAACGTCATGCCCGCGACGGTCGTGCTGCGTGCGGACGGTACCGTTGCCCAGATCCTGCCGCGGGCGTTCACCAGTGCCGATGAAATCGCCGACGCGGTGAAGAATGCTCTGCAATGACGACGAGCGAGGGGGCGCGGGTGACGGGTGGGATACCGCTCACTCCCGACGTGAGGCCGCCCTGGCTGGCCCCATTGGTGGAGAACGTCGACCTCGTGCCGCACGCCTATCGCCGCAAGGTTCCGGCTGAACTGCTGGCCGCGGTGACCAGCGGCGGGCGTGCGGGACGCGACGCCGCGGTGCTGGTGCTGTTCTCCGGCCCGCCGTCTGATCACCCGCCCGGACAGGTCCCCGACGACGCCGATCTTCTACTCACCGTGCGCGCCAGCACGCTGCGCCACCACGCCGGCCAGGCCGCCTTCCCGGGCGGAGCCGCCGACCCCGGTGATGCCGGACCGGTGGCCACCGCGCTGCGGGAAGCCCAGGAGGAGACGGGGATCGACCCGAATCGGCTGCACCCCCTGGCCACACTGGAGCGAATGTTCATCCCGCCCTCGGGCTTTCACGTCGTGCCCGTGCTGGCGTATTCGCCCGACCCCGGGCCGGTGGCTGTCGTCAACGCGGCGGAGACGGCCGTCGTCGCACGGGTTCCGCTGCGCGCCTTCGTCAATCCTGAGAACCGGCTGATGGTCTACCGCACCGACGCGGGGCCGCGTTTCGCCGGACCGGCATTTCTGCTCAACGAGATGTTGGTGTGGGGGTTCACCGGTCACGTAATCTCGGCGATGCTCGATGTGGCCGGTTGGTCACAACCGTGGAAGACCGAAGACATCCGGGACTTGGACGAGGCCATGGCGCTCGTCGGCGACAACAGTAAGGGGCCGCTGTGACGAGTTCGCAATGGCTGGACATCGCCGTGCTGGTGGTGGCGTTCGTCGCCGCGATATCCGGCTGGCGCTCCGGTGCGTTGGGCTCGTTGATGTCCTTCGTCGGTGTGGTGCTAGGCGCCATCGCCGGAGTGATGCTGGCTCCGCACATCGTCAGTCACATTCACTCGCCGCGGGCCAAGTTGTTCGCCGCGCTGTTCCTCATCCTGGCGCTCGTCGTCGTCGGCGAGGTCGCCGGTGTGGTGCTCGGACGCGCCGTGCGCGGTGCCATCCGCAACCGCGGGGTGCGCACCATCGACTCGATCATCGGTGTGGCGCTGCAGCTGGTCGTGGTAATGGTGGCCGCCTGGCTGCTGGCCACCCCGCTCACCTCGTCGGATCAGCCCAACCTTGCTGCCGCGGTGCGCGGTTCCAAAGTCCTTGCCCAGGTGGACAAGTACGCACCGGAGTGGCTCAAGTCGGTGCCCAAGAGGATGTCGACCCTGTTGAGTACTTCCGGGCTGCCCGACGTCCTGCAGCCCTTCGGCCGTACCCCGATCCAGGCGGTCGACGCCCCGGATGCCTCGCTGGCCGGCAGCCTGGTGGTCGCCAGCTCGCGGCCCAGCGTGGTCAAGATCCGCGGCGTCGCGCCGGGCTGCCAGAAGGTGCTCGAGGGAACCGGTTTCGTGATCGCCCCCAACCGGGTGATGTCCAACGCCCACGTGGTCGCCGGGTCCGACAGCGTCACGGTGGACGCCGAGGGACAGACCTACGACGCCACCGTCGTCTCCTACGACCCCAACGCCGACATCTCGATTCTCGACGTGCCCAACCTGCCGCAGCGGCCGCTGGTGTTCGCCGAACAGCCTGCCAAATCAGGTACCGACGCGGTGGTGCTCGGCTACCCCGGCGGTGGCGAGTTCGCCGCCACCCCGGCGCGGATCCGCGAAACCATCGAGCTCTCCGGGCCGGACATCTACCGCACCACGACGGTCAACCGCGAGGTGTACACCATCAGAGGTACTGTGCGGCAAGGTAATTCGGGTGGTCCGATGATCAACCGGGCGGGCCAGGTGCTCGGTGTGGTGTTCGGTGCCGCCGTCGACGACAACGACACCGGATTCGTCCTGACCGCCAACGAGGTGTCGCGTCAGCTGGCCAAGATCGGCAACACCGAGAAGGTGCCCACCGGAGCCTGCGTCACCTAGCCGGGCCGTACACCTGGTCGAGGAACCGGCGCAGGTGGTCGTTCACGTCGGCAGGTGCCTCCTCGTGCGCGTAGTGGCCGACGCCGGCCAGCGCCACGAACCGGCCGCGCGGGGCGTAGCGCTGGGTCCGGTCCACCGGGTCGGCGAGCACGTACGGGTCGGCCTCGCCGCGCAGATGCAGCACGGGCACGTCGAGCTGGCGATTCATCAACTTCATGAACCGCCACCCTTCCGAGCGCAGCTGGCTGCGGACCGCCCACCGTTGATACTCCATGGCGCAGTGTGCCGCGGACGGAATCTGGATGGCCCGGCGCATATGCGCGATGGTTTCGGAAAAGTCTTCGGAGGCAAGCCATTTGCCGCACGATCGGCTGCGGACCAGGTGCTCGAGTTGATCAGCGTTGTGAGCGGTGAGGGCACGCTCGGGCAGCACCGGGAGCTGGTAGCGCAGCAGGTTGGGCAGCAGGGCGCGGCCCTGGTCGCGGCGGGTCAGCGCCGATGCCCGCAGCGCGACCGGATGCGGTGAGCTCACCAGCGCGATACCGCGCACCACCCGCGAGTGCAGCACCGAGGTGGCCCAGCACACCAGCCCGCCGTCGGCGTGGCCGACGAGCGTGGCCGAGCTGTGGCCCAACGCCCTAACCAGGCCCGCGGTGTCACCGGCGAGCGTCCAGCCGTCGTAGCCGCGCGGAGGTTTGTCGCTGCCGCCGTAGCCGCGCAGGTCGACCGCGACCACCCGGACCCCGGGCAGACCCTGCAGCTGATGGCGCCAGGACCACCAGAACGACCCGAATCCGTGCAGCAGGATCACCAGCGGCCGAGCTGTGGCGGGCGTGCTGTCGTCGGAGAGCGCCTCGACGCAGTGGAACCGGATTCCGTTGGCGTGCACGTCGAGATGACGCCACGGCCCCGCGATGCGGGTGACCGACGGATCCGGCCGTGCCATTACCAGCCCGAGGGGTCGGTGGGCGGGGCGGCGGCGTTGCCGTTAGTCTGGGCCACCGTCTTGGCGGCGGTGCGATCGGCGCCGGGGGTCAGCGCGTCCCTGGTCTCCTTGACCGATTCGATGGTCTGCTGCGGCCCGCGGATGCGACGCACCTTGAGGTAACCCAGCAGGGCGAAGACCGCGGTGGTGACCACCATGAGGAGGAACACGATCAGGAAGGCCACCCACCGCCACAGCCAGGTGTCGAGAAGTTCGGCGAGGAAGAAGAAGAAAAAGAAGGTCGAGTAGAACAGCACGACCAGCGCCAGGATGAAGAAGACGCTGCCGGTCAGGCCCTTCTTGACGTCGCGGGTGATCTCCGATTTGGCGAGCTCGACCTCGGCGCGCACCAGGGTGGAGACCTGCGCGGTGGCGTCCTTGACCAGGTCGCCGATGGAGGGGTTGGCCGGTATCGCGTTCGGGTCCACCAGTGGGATCGAGGTCACGGTGGCCGGAACCCCGTTCTTGCGATCGCCATTGCTCACGGTTGTCCTCCAACTGTTGCTGTCGTCGCGGTTCATGTTGCCATGCCTGGTCCGCCGCGGGGTACCCACTGAGCTGTTACGCAAGTTACTGGAGTGATGCAGGTAGACTCGCTAGTCAGGGTGGGTGTGGATGGAGGTTTGCCTACAGTGACGACCGCACGCAAGCGGGCGATGGCGGGGGCCGCGGTCCTGGCCGTCGGCGCACTGTTCGCCAGCCCCGTGTCCACGGCCGGCGCCGACGACAAAGTCCCGATGGGTGGCGGCGCGGGCATCGTCATCAACGGCGAGACGTACTGCACCTTGACCTCGATTGGAAACGACAAGAGCGGCGCGCTCATCGGCTTCACCTCCGCGCACTGCGGCGGACCCGGCGCGCAAGTGACCTCCGAGGCCAACCAGGGCAGCGGGGTGATCGGCACCATGGTGGCCGGCAATGACGGCCTCGACTACGCGGTGATCCGGTTCGACCCCGCCAAGGTCACCCCGGTGGCCAATTACAACGGCTTCCTGATCGACGGCATCGGACCCGACCCCGAATTCGGGCAGGTGGCCTGCAAGCTCGGCCGCACCACCGGCTACTCCTGCGGCGTCACCTGGGGACCGGGCCAGGACCCCGGCACCATTCTCAACCAGGTGTGCGGTCAGCCCGGTGACTCCGGCGCCCCGGTGACGGTCAACAACAAGCTGGTCGGCATGATCCACGGTGCGTTCAGCGATGCGCTGCCGACATGCGTCATCAAGTTCATCCCGTTGCACACCCCCGCGGTCACCATGTCGATCAATTCGATCCTCGGCGACGTCGCCGCCAAGGACCGCCCCGGTGCCGGCTTCGTCCCCACGCCGAACGTGGCACCGGCAGCGGCCGCCTGACTAGTTGGCCTTGCTGGCCCGGATCGCCTCGAACACCGTCGGGTCGACCAGCGTCGAGGTATCGCCGAGCTCGCGGCCCTCGGCGACGTCACGCAGCAGCCGCCGCATGATCTTGCCGCTGCGGGTCTTGGGAAGCTCTGGCACGACATGGATTTCGCGCGGCTTGGCGATCGGCGAGATCTCCCGGGCCACCTCGGCACGCAACTCGTCGACCATCTGCTCGGTCGGGGTGTCGGCGTGGTGCGCCTTGAGGATGACGAACGCGCAGATGGCCTGACCGGTGGTGTCGTCGCTGGCGCCGACGACGGCGGCCTCCGCGACACCGGAGTGACCGACCAGAGCCGACTCGACTTCGGCGGTCGAAATACGGTGTCCTGACACGTTCATCACGTCGTCGATGCGGCCCAGCACCCACACCTCGCCGTCGCTGCCGAAACGCGCACCGTCACCGGCGAAGTACCAGCCCCGCTCGGCGAACCGCGACCAATACGTCTCCTTGAACCGCTCCGGGTCCTTCCAGATGCCGCGCAGCATCGACGGCCACGGCTTGTCCAGCACCAGATATCCGGTGACGTGCTCACCGTGATCGGCCGACGGCGCCAGGTCGTTGCCGTCATCGTCGACGATCTTGGCCGAGATGCCCGGCAGCGGACGCATCGCCGAACCGGGCTTGCAGTTGGTCACGCCGGGCAGCGGCGAGATCATCGCCGCACCGGTCTCGGTCTGCCACCAGGTGTCGACGATCGGTGTGGCGTCGGCGCCGAAGACCAGCCGGTACCACCGCCAGGCTTCGGGGTTGATGGGCTCACCGACCGAGCCGAGCAGACGCAGGCTGGACAGATCGTGCTGGAACGCCAGCTCGCGGCCCCACTTCATGAAGGTCCGGATCAGAGTCGGGGCGGTGTAATAGATTGTCACACCGTACTTTTCGATCACCTGGAAATGCCGGTGCTCGTCGGGGGAGGCCGGTGTGCCCTCGTAGACCACCTGGGTGGCACCGTTGGACAGCGGGCCGTACACGATGTAGGTGTGGCCGGTGACCCAGCCGATATCGGCTGTGCACCAATAGACATCGCTGTCCGGCTTGATGTCGAAGACGTTGTAGTGGGTGTAGGACGCCTGTGTCAGGTAACCGCCGGAGGTGTGCATGATGCCCTTGGGCTTGCCGGTGGTGCCGGAGGTGTAGAGCAGAAACAGCGGCTGTTCGGCGTCGAAGGCCTCCGGGGTGTGCTCCGGGGAGGCCTTGGCCACCGTGTCGTGCCACCACAGATCGCGACCTGGCGTCCACTTCACGTCAATTCCGGTGCGCTGCACCACAAGAACGTGCTCGACCGAGGGCTGGTCCTTGACCGCCTCGTCGACGGCGTCCTTGAGCGACACCGCAGCGCCGCGGCGGTACTGGCCGTCGGTGGTGATCACCAGCTTGGCTTCGGCATCCTCGATCCTGGCCCGCAACGCGGACGCGGAGAACCCGGCGAAGACGACGCTGTGCATCAGGCCGAGGCGGGCACACGCCAGCATGGCCACGATCGCCTCGGGCACCATCGGCATGTAGATGGCGACCCGGTCGCCGGTCACCAGGCCCAGCTCCGACAGCGTGTTGGCCGCCCTGCACACCTCGTCCTTGAGCTCGGTGTAGGTGATGGTCCGGGCGTCACCCACCGGCTCGCCCTCCCAGTGGATGGCGACCCGGTCGCCGTTGCCCGCCTCGACGTGCCGGTCGACGCAGTTGTAGGCCACGTTGAGCTTGCCGCCGACGAACCACTTCGCGAAGGGCGCGTCGGACCAGTCGAGTACCTCAGTGAACGGCGTATCCCACGACAACCGGTCGGCCTGCTTGGCCCAGAACGCGAGCCGGTCGGCTTCGGCCTCGTCGTAGAGATCGGCTGTTGCATTGGCCTTGTCGGAGAACTCCTCAGCGGGC encodes:
- the nth gene encoding endonuclease III — translated: MNRTLAVAFPHVYCELDFTNPLELAVATILSAQSTDKRVNLTTPALFKRYRTALDYAQADRVELEELIRPTGFYRNKTTSLIRLGQELVERFDGEVPQTLDELVTLPGVGRKTANVILGNAFDIPGITVDTHFGRLVRRWRWTALEDPVKVEHAVGELIERSEWTLLSHRVIFHGRRVCHARKPACGVCVLAKDCPSFGVGPTEPLVAAALVKGPETEHLLALAGL
- a CDS encoding TlpA disulfide reductase family protein; amino-acid sequence: MTRSARWTVVVLAAVAALIAALVVELGDDPGKGDGAPGTQVARAHRDADTPEALAGPRKQADLPSCPAGGQDPGPERLRGIVLECAADGTPVDVARALAGRPAVLNLWAYWCGPCAEELPALADYQRRVGDDVRVVTVHQDENETAALLRLADLKVRLPTLQDGQRRVAAALGVPNVMPATVVLRADGTVAQILPRAFTSADEIADAVKNALQ
- a CDS encoding CoA pyrophosphatase gives rise to the protein MTTSEGARVTGGIPLTPDVRPPWLAPLVENVDLVPHAYRRKVPAELLAAVTSGGRAGRDAAVLVLFSGPPSDHPPGQVPDDADLLLTVRASTLRHHAGQAAFPGGAADPGDAGPVATALREAQEETGIDPNRLHPLATLERMFIPPSGFHVVPVLAYSPDPGPVAVVNAAETAVVARVPLRAFVNPENRLMVYRTDAGPRFAGPAFLLNEMLVWGFTGHVISAMLDVAGWSQPWKTEDIRDLDEAMALVGDNSKGPL
- the marP gene encoding acid resistance serine protease MarP, with protein sequence MTSSQWLDIAVLVVAFVAAISGWRSGALGSLMSFVGVVLGAIAGVMLAPHIVSHIHSPRAKLFAALFLILALVVVGEVAGVVLGRAVRGAIRNRGVRTIDSIIGVALQLVVVMVAAWLLATPLTSSDQPNLAAAVRGSKVLAQVDKYAPEWLKSVPKRMSTLLSTSGLPDVLQPFGRTPIQAVDAPDASLAGSLVVASSRPSVVKIRGVAPGCQKVLEGTGFVIAPNRVMSNAHVVAGSDSVTVDAEGQTYDATVVSYDPNADISILDVPNLPQRPLVFAEQPAKSGTDAVVLGYPGGGEFAATPARIRETIELSGPDIYRTTTVNREVYTIRGTVRQGNSGGPMINRAGQVLGVVFGAAVDDNDTGFVLTANEVSRQLAKIGNTEKVPTGACVT
- a CDS encoding alpha/beta fold hydrolase, with translation MARPDPSVTRIAGPWRHLDVHANGIRFHCVEALSDDSTPATARPLVILLHGFGSFWWSWRHQLQGLPGVRVVAVDLRGYGGSDKPPRGYDGWTLAGDTAGLVRALGHSSATLVGHADGGLVCWATSVLHSRVVRGIALVSSPHPVALRASALTRRDQGRALLPNLLRYQLPVLPERALTAHNADQLEHLVRSRSCGKWLASEDFSETIAHMRRAIQIPSAAHCAMEYQRWAVRSQLRSEGWRFMKLMNRQLDVPVLHLRGEADPYVLADPVDRTQRYAPRGRFVALAGVGHYAHEEAPADVNDHLRRFLDQVYGPAR
- a CDS encoding phage holin family protein translates to MSNGDRKNGVPATVTSIPLVDPNAIPANPSIGDLVKDATAQVSTLVRAEVELAKSEITRDVKKGLTGSVFFILALVVLFYSTFFFFFFLAELLDTWLWRWVAFLIVFLLMVVTTAVFALLGYLKVRRIRGPQQTIESVKETRDALTPGADRTAAKTVAQTNGNAAAPPTDPSGW
- a CDS encoding S1 family peptidase; this translates as MAGAAVLAVGALFASPVSTAGADDKVPMGGGAGIVINGETYCTLTSIGNDKSGALIGFTSAHCGGPGAQVTSEANQGSGVIGTMVAGNDGLDYAVIRFDPAKVTPVANYNGFLIDGIGPDPEFGQVACKLGRTTGYSCGVTWGPGQDPGTILNQVCGQPGDSGAPVTVNNKLVGMIHGAFSDALPTCVIKFIPLHTPAVTMSINSILGDVAAKDRPGAGFVPTPNVAPAAAA
- the acs gene encoding acetate--CoA ligase, which codes for MTEAHTEVPSYYPPAEEFSDKANATADLYDEAEADRLAFWAKQADRLSWDTPFTEVLDWSDAPFAKWFVGGKLNVAYNCVDRHVEAGNGDRVAIHWEGEPVGDARTITYTELKDEVCRAANTLSELGLVTGDRVAIYMPMVPEAIVAMLACARLGLMHSVVFAGFSASALRARIEDAEAKLVITTDGQYRRGAAVSLKDAVDEAVKDQPSVEHVLVVQRTGIDVKWTPGRDLWWHDTVAKASPEHTPEAFDAEQPLFLLYTSGTTGKPKGIMHTSGGYLTQASYTHYNVFDIKPDSDVYWCTADIGWVTGHTYIVYGPLSNGATQVVYEGTPASPDEHRHFQVIEKYGVTIYYTAPTLIRTFMKWGRELAFQHDLSSLRLLGSVGEPINPEAWRWYRLVFGADATPIVDTWWQTETGAAMISPLPGVTNCKPGSAMRPLPGISAKIVDDDGNDLAPSADHGEHVTGYLVLDKPWPSMLRGIWKDPERFKETYWSRFAERGWYFAGDGARFGSDGEVWVLGRIDDVMNVSGHRISTAEVESALVGHSGVAEAAVVGASDDTTGQAICAFVILKAHHADTPTEQMVDELRAEVAREISPIAKPREIHVVPELPKTRSGKIMRRLLRDVAEGRELGDTSTLVDPTVFEAIRASKAN